The sequence below is a genomic window from Phaeodactylum tricornutum CCAP 1055/1 chromosome 27, whole genome shotgun sequence.
CGTATGTCTAATCTATTAACAGTTCATACATAGGCAAAGTCGTAATATTTTCTATTTTGTGCGAGCTACAACCTTGTTGGCGAGATGTACAAGGGAGTCTCGATGCAGGGACGAGTCCAGTTCCAAAATTGCGTCCATGGCACTCTCTGCATGTACACGAGCCAGCTCTTTGGTCCGTTCAATTCCCGAGGACTGAAAGACGTACTCGACGGCCCGTTCGATATCACCGGTGTTTCGGAACTTGCGATCAATGAGCGGTTCCAAGTCACAACATTCTTCGGCCGCGAACAGGACGGGTGCTGTCGCGAGTCCTGCTGTCAAGTCGGCCAACGCTGGTTTCCCGAGGGAAGACAACGAGCCTTCGAAGTCCAAAACATCGTCTACAAGCTGAAATGCCATGCCCACGTGTTTGCCAAATCGATACGAGGCGTCCACCAGTTCATTCGGATACTCTCCTAACAAAGCGGCGCTTTTACAAGAGTTGGCCATGAGACTGCCCGTCTTGTAGAAGTTCTTGCGCAAGTAGTACACGAGACGTTCGCCACTACGCTCCGATGATGTACTACCACGCAACTGCATGACCTCCCCTCGCACCAGATGTTCGATAATGGTGGACATGGTTTCGACCACTTCAACGTTCCGTAATCGGGCCAAACAAATAGAAGCGCGTGCGAGAAGGTAATCGCCTGCCAAAATAGCCATTTTGTTGCCAAACACCATGTGAACGGAAGGAGCGCCGCGCCGTGTTTCCGCGCCGTCTATTACATCATCGTGAAAGAGACTGGCTGTGTGGATCATCTCGGAAATTTCTGCCAGCCGCCGTTGTGCTTGGGGAAGATCGCTGCGCTGCCAGTCTAGCGGAGTGGTAAACAgagatgatgacgacgatatcGACGATAAACCGGTGCCGTTGAGATTCTTGGGGTCCGCGGAGTGAAAAGAGTCACTGAGTGCACGCGAAAGCAAAAGCACCATCATCGGTCGGACCTTTTTGCCACCATCGGAAGTGGCTTTGAAGAAATACGATGCTGCTTTGCTCAATACTGGATGATCTGTTCCGAGAAGATCTTCACGTATTGACTTGGATAGCTTGTCTAGCTCCAGTTGGGTAAGGGCGAAGGGATCGGCAGCAGAGAGCACGCTAGATGGCAGCTTGGGCCAATATCGGGTCGAAGCCTCCGTGTAAAGATCATCTAACGGATCGTGTAGCTGGCTtatttcgtcgtcgacgcccTCTATATATTTTCCGCCTTTCCAAAGCCGGCTGTCGTCTCGAATGGCTTCATCCAAAAGCGAGGTTTTTACTCTTTGGCGTACCGACTCGGTGATTGGTAGATTGGCAAAGGCCGAAAGTGATTTGTTCCTACAGGTAGTGTACTGTACAGTAGATCTACATGACGCCGACACTTTCAAAAGGTGTCGTAGCTGGTTACCGAGGTGCTGTGGTGAGCTCATGATGCGGCTTACGACAAGAACGGCACGCGCAAATAGGAGTATGAAGAAATCTCAACGTCGAGAGCACAATCGGCGATTTCCGCCAAGTCAATTCGACTCGGAACACGAGCTTTTCAATTgtcaaaagaaaaagacaagaGACAGCGCGATGCCCATTAAGAGTTAGTTGCGGTTGATGGTTTTGGGTCTCCAGTGTATCATACGTTTGAGGGAACGCGCAGCGCACATACAATCGCGATACgaacagtaactgtaaaccaaCCATCAGTACTTCGGAGGATCTTCCGTCATCGTCGGAAGGTCGTAGGGGTTCCAGAGATGCCACCTCACAATCAGCACTTGTGGAATTCCTCCACTATAGAATTCGGAATTCACTTTTGTGCCCTGTCCTTTGAGTCTTGCGTCACAGACACAGGTTAGGGGTGATTCTGTAGAAATGTCACAGAAACACAATACATTATTGCTCATTTGGAATTCTTTATGCAATGCCATGCTCTGAAAATGCTGTCTATTGCGCATTCCAGAAACGGAAAGTCCACCGCAACGAGACTATAGATTGGCGGTGTTGGCAAGAAGTACATAGACCAAGAATGGCAATAAATTTTATTGTAACAAAAATTTTTGGTTCACGGAGATGACTCGCACTCGTGGTGGAGAATCTGCAAAACCATTCAAATTTATTCTATCACGAGAAATCTGACCTCCAAGTGTGCCGATCCTGATTACTTTTGGTAGTCTGGAATCAGAAATAACAAAAACAGCCTCTTTCTATACAGCATTGGCATTACAGGTATCATGAATGGATGCCTTGATATAGAACCCTGTGCCTGGCTCAAAGCTGGCCCCTCTTTCATGCAGTCATCGACGTCTCAGCTCCCGATGGCTAAAGAAAACAATAAAATTCTGTAAAGCATCAGTACTCTATAGTGGCATCTGCATCGGACAGTGCACCGCCGCAAACGAGTGAGTGAGGCGCTGCACTCCGTCGAGGCACTTCCGTCCAAGTACGGACTCCAAAACGTGCTTCTTGTTGCCTCCAAGATTCTTCAGAATCGAATGCGCTGCGATCCCTTCGTGCTTTCCCTCACAGTCCTTGATCCACACTGTCTCATCGGCACGAGCGCGAAAGAAGCACAAGTAgtcgtcttccacaattGATGTCCCCGTTTCTCGAATCGCAGGGAAAATTGTCCAATTCAGAAACTTTTCCGAATGCATACCCCAGCCCGGATTGTGTTCTTGTACAAAGGTCACGTGCGTTTCGAGACGATCAAAACGCTCCGTCGCCCACACTTTGACCGCATCCCTTGGCCCCACGATGATGCGATCACTCACAGGGTGCCGCCCAAAAGCGGGGACAAGGGCTGctttttcattgtcaagaaCTTTTCGGCGACTGATTTCAAAAACGTTGATCGGTGTCATATACACAACATCCGAGCGTAGCATGGCAACCCGCGTGTACGGTTGGGATGTCAAAGTTTCGTGTTCCATCATCAAGTTCCATGCTGATTGAATACTGTGCCACAttttgatgatattgtccGTTGTAATCGGATGTTTGTAGGTTTTGGCTCGCCATGGAAAGTACAAATAGTGGCCATCAGTAGCTTTAGTTGTCCGAATCTTGTCTAAAAGGGGTTGATACCGATCCCAGAAGGCTGCTTCTGTGTCGTGATGAAATTCCACGATCGACTGCGGAGAGACGTCTTGCACGGCTTGTTTAAGTAAAAGGATCTCGTCCGGATTTATACGTCCTCCACCTCCAGATCGTCCCGCTGTTTCTTCAGTCAAGTTGTAATAGTGTACAAAGTAGTCGCAGCTGTAGATGGCGTTCGGCTGGATCACATTTTTGATGAGTGAAGGCAAAACGAGAGATTGAAATGCTCTCGGTAGCCCGTACATATTTATGGCACACTTGCCTGTCACAGTCGGCGACCCTTGCTCTGTCCGGAGGGCATGCCGATTCCACGGGACGAAGTCCGAGGACTCTTTGTGCAGGAGTGCTTCGTCTTTACTTATATCCGATGCAGAACGAAACTGGAGCACGAAACTCGCGATTGATAATGCTATTAGCGAGAAGACACCAACTTTTTTTGTCATGACCCTCATCGTTCGGCGGCAGCAAAAGAGGATAAGCAAAGGGCCACAAGAACGCCTACTTTTGAAAGGAAATTCCCCCTTCGGTCGTCTGCTCGACTTAGAATGCTTCCTCCTCACATCGACAGGCTTTTATAATCAATTTACTGTTACGCATTTACTACGAGGATATTGAGTGAGGGCTTGTAGTCACGGAAGCGGGGAAAAGGTCGAGGTATAGACCGGCACTAACTGCAAAAGAAATTCGTTTCCGGGTTTCTAGGGGAGGGCCACCCTGTATCTATTCGAACTAGACAGCTCCTCTAGTAGTTCACTTTCTATGAGACTGACAGTGCACAATGAATTTGGTTTTCTGTTTCCTTTAAGAATTCTCGCTCCCAATGGGACTGCTCCACAAACTGAGTGATGAGGTAGTTTTCAGGACCTTAAACATGTTGTCGTTCCCTTCGTATTTGATCATGTTTATGCTTTGTTCCATTCTCACCCTCCCAACTATGGTTGTATACTTTGTCTAGGAGACAGTCCGCGCAAGCATAAGCTTGGCAATAGACTCCGTTTAGCTTTGCAGTAAGCAACGCGTACTCATGTATTGGGATGTAGCTCTGTGAGACAGCAGACAGACCAGACCTTCTTTCGATATTCTTGAGTGCTCAATAAAGTCGCAAAACCGAACGTACATCCATCGAGACAGATCTCCCACAAGCGCTATTTTGTTGACGAGCAATTCGCAACATCCTGAACCCACATATTGTGAATTTTCTCAGCTGAGGTTGTGCACGCACGGCCCAGTGCTTGCTCTAATCGACTCATTTTGTCTCCCATGCGGGCAACAATCGATTTTGCGGCGATGACGCGCCGTGGGTTTTCACAATCGTCAATCCAGACCGTTTCGTCAGCCCGAGCACGGACGAAGCACATCTTGTTGTCTTCGACTATCTGCACGCCTTTTTCGCGTATAGCGGGGAAAATGGTATGGTACATAAATCGCTCCGAGTGCATGCCAAAGCCGGGTTTGACTTTCAGCATTAATTGGACATGATTTTCCATTCTAGCGAATCGCTGGTTTGCCCAGAtttcgacggcggcggcggggCCACAAATAAACCGATCACTAACTGGGTGACGCCCAAAAGCTGGAATGATGGCTTTGGTGTTGCGTGCATCTGTCTTTCCGTTAACCATATACACATCAATAGGGGTCATAAAGACGACGTCCGAGCGCAGCATGGCTACGCGGGTGTACGGCACTATTTCGTGAGCTTTCATCAAATTCCACGCCGCCTGGACACTATGCCACATTTTGATAATGTTGTCGGTAGCGGTAGGATAGATGTAATCCTTAGAATGCCAAGGGAAGTACAAATACCGGCCTTCATCGTCCTTTGTATTGCGTATTCGATCGATGAGGGGTTGGTACTGATTCCAAAAGGCATCATCGGTGTCGAAACGAAACTCCACCTTAGGAAGAACGTCACCACTGCCGGTAGCATTGTGAACATCGTGCACCGCTTGTCGGAGCAGTCGAATGGCTTCTGGATTAATTGTACCTCCGTTACCGGAGCGACCCGCCTTTTCCTCCGTGACTTGATAATAATGCACAAAATAGTCGCAACAATGTTTTGCGTTAGGTTCAATGACGTTTCGCCTGAGTGCAGGAAGGACGATTGGCGCAAACGATCGGGGAAGACCGTA
It includes:
- a CDS encoding predicted protein — encoded protein: PFALTQLELDKLSKSIREDLLGTDHPVLSKAASYFFKATSDGGKKVRPMMVLLLSRALNWQRSDLPQAQRRLAEISEMIHTASLFHDDVIDGAETRRGAPSVHMVFGNKMAILAGDYLLARASICLARLRNVEVVETMSTIIEHLVRGEVMQLRGSTSSERSGERLVYYLRKNFYKTGSLMANSCKSAALLGEYPNELVDASYRFGKHVGMAFQLVDDVLDFEGSLSSLGKPALADLTAGLATAPVLFAAEECCDLEPLIDRKFRNTGDIERAVEYVFQSSGIERTKELARVHAESAMDAILELDSSLHRDSLVHLANKVVARTK
- a CDS encoding predicted protein — encoded protein: MRVMTKKVGVFSLIALSIASFVLQFRSASDISKDEALLHKESSDFVPWNRHALRTEQGSPTVTGKCAINMYGLPRAFQSLVLPSLIKNVIQPNAIYSCDYFVHYYNLTEETAGRSGGGGRINPDEILLLKQAVQDVSPQSIVEFHHDTEAAFWDRYQPLLDKIRTTKATDGHYLYFPWRAKTYKHPITTDNIIKMWHSIQSAWNLMMEHETLTSQPYTRVAMLRSDVVYMTPINVFEISRRKVLDNEKAALVPAFGRHPVSDRIIVGPRDAVKVWATERFDRLETHVTFVQEHNPGWGMHSEKFLNWTIFPAIRETGTSIVEDDYLCFFRARADETVWIKDCEGKHEGIAAHSILKNLGGNKKHVLESVLGRKCLDGVQRLTHSFAAVHCPMQMPL
- a CDS encoding predicted protein yields the protein MVLPSRSKTMLLPFVVKRCHKLLTFLVFASAIYFAWRTWRAAARLGLAETTWLQSASRDADWNVFGLPPSAQQWNSAPPPQALTPPRERRNRCAINLYGLPRSFAPIVLPALRRNVIEPNAKHCCDYFVHYYQVTEEKAGRSGNGGTINPEAIRLLRQAVHDVHNATGSGDVLPKVEFRFDTDDAFWNQYQPLIDRIRNTKDDEGRYLYFPWHSKDYIYPTATDNIIKMWHSVQAAWNLMKAHEIVPYTRVAMLRSDVVFMTPIDVYMVNGKTDARNTKAIIPAFGRHPVSDRFICGPAAAVEIWANQRFARMENHVQLMLKVKPGFGMHSERFMYHTIFPAIREKGVQIVEDNKMCFVRARADETVWIDDCENPRRVIAAKSIVARMGDKMSRLEQALGRACTTSAEKIHNMWVQDVANCSSTK